Genomic window (Diabrotica undecimpunctata isolate CICGRU chromosome 6, icDiaUnde3, whole genome shotgun sequence):
cttaaataaaaagacaaataccaacaatttgagcaacttatactcattattgttaactttagatAACTATAAATCTACTAATAAAGGCAATTCATcgtcaacaatataagtttcattatactATTATCTTTACAGTATTATCATCATGTTAATAATAATGAATTCGCCCAAAccaattgttttgtttctgataagaatatgTATAACCTAAATTATATATTATGActacatgttctgtaattattttgtaacataattttatttaaatgtttttaaatatggATTTTgtgaaaaaacgttttttgaaataattttttggatagttttcgccattatttgtaggagtcagatgagttgtttaTTCCATTGTTTAAACACTATGACAACTAACCtaaattagtgtaagatacaaaataatttttattctgtaatttaaaCACTGTAAAATGTTACTTTCtcttaaaatcataaaaaaaataaaacattttatgaaAGTTAATACAAATTAAGGATTATTTCACTTTGAATTCTTAGTTCGTAAAGTAGATAGACATTGGATAAAAGAAGCATAGCATATGAAACAAGATTATTATGTAGTTATGTATTCCCAGTCAAaggacatcatcatcatcaccaatTATCGATAAGCAAAATGGATTATGAATAAGACCGCCTAGGCCCTATCAAGTCCTAGTTATTGTCCTATTTAGTCCTACATCAGTGCTACAAAAGTCCATCAGAAGGAACATCAATTATAAGTAACTGCTTATATTCATTTCATCAGAGattaaaaaaatttgaggacCAATAGTACCTACATGAAGACAAACGGAACGTAAAATATTTGGAAGGGAAGAGCTCTATTTTTTCTTTCTCtaaagaagtgaaagatgaaaCTATTAGTGCCTTATTTACACTAAAACCGGTATAAGATAGCCTATAGAAAAATTATAACAACTTATCTGATGGACATTTTCACAAATAGCACAAAATTTGATTCATTCGGCGGTCAAGAAGAGAATGGAGCCCGGTTTTGTTGAAAATATCGAGTATCCTCGCTGGAATTacagcttaaatcgtaatatcaCATCCAACcaatcgaaaaaaaaaagttCTATACGAAACTATCTCTCAAGAATCGACAATCAAAACAATTTTAATGTTTACGTTATTTGAAACAAATATACGTTGTACAGGGAGCGCAAAAATCATTCCGTTCTGAATTTGTTACAATACTTGTAactccataaaatatttttatatttaatttttattattattaataattattaattatgtttTAGGTTTTCCTCCTTCAGTTGTTCAGGAAGATTATATAGACAATTCAATGTTGCAACAACGCAAAAGTGCCAATAGTTCAacaaaaaagttgaaaattgAAAACAATCAATTCATTCAAAATATGACTGTGCATACCGATGAGAAACAGATTattgctaaaaacaaaaacagacaACGTTTGCTCCCAGACGTTGATCAGTCAATGGAAAATACGCCTTTAAACGACGAAGAAAAATCTTTGCAACATGTTACATTAGATCATGTTTCTAATCTTTCAAAAGTAAAATCTTTCCAATGCAAAATTTGTTTCAAACAGTTCCCATCACGTCATAATTTAAAACGTCATATATCCACGCACCTTGGAGTAAAAAGCTTTAAATGCAATATATGTTTAAAGGAATTTTCTTCAAATGATACTTTAACAGACCATAAGCGCATACATTCTGGAGAAAAACCCTATAAATGTGATTTGTGCCAAAAGGAATTTATATCAAAGGCGCCCTTTAACAAACATATGAGATTACACACCGGCGAAAATCTTATAAAGTGTGATTATTGTCCCAAACAGTTTACATGTAACACACAACTTCAGAAGCACGTAGTAAGACACACTGGAGAAAGACAATTTCagtgtgttgtttgtttaaagaAATTTACAACCAAAGGAAACCTGAACAAACATCTGCATACCCACACTGACCGTCATATGCCCCTTAAATGCATTACATGTTTTAAGAGATTTTCTACAAAAGACACACTAACAGACCATGAGCGCATACATTCTGGAGAAAAGCCCTATAAATGTGATTTGTGCCATAAGGAATTTATATCAAAGTCGCACTTCACCAAACATATGAGATTGCACACCGGCGAAAACCTTATAAAGTGTAATTATTGTCCCAAACAGTTTACATGTAACAGTCATTTTCAGATGCACATAgtaatacacactggagaaaaaccatttcAGTGTGGTGTTTGTTTCAAGAAATTTACAAACAAATCAAATCTGAGCAAACATCTTAAACGTTCCCACACTGGAAAAAAAACTAAGTCAGCCTTTTGAATGTAATATTTTTGTCATAAACGATTCAGTGACAATGACATAATAATGTGTTGAACACAGACGTACACATAGTGTATAAAAACCTTAGTAATATTATGATTCCGCCAAAAAGTTTAGACTTACACAGTATTTGCTAAAACAAACAGTACCGAAAGTGaacattgtatttattttttagtttacacaattaaaatgttcaattttttttttattatgacacAATCTGTAGCAATCCAAACACAAATAAAGTTCTATAAGCTAATTTGCTGGCTGCGAATCAAGGGGTTCCTATTGGCGTGGTGAGGTCTTCTCCAGTGAAAAGTCCACTTTAGCCGTTTTTCAGGTTAGCTGGCCAGTTCCTTTTGAGTCTCCTATTGGCTTGGTGTTCCAGCAGAGGTTGGAGTAAGGGGTTACTATGTTATTAAAGTGCTTCGTGCTGTATTTAGTGATTACATCCTGTACGAACGGGATTCTTAGGTCCTCATGAAGTGTTAGGTTTGACACATACCAAGGTGCATCAGCTATCGTTCGGAGTATTTTTGATTGGTATCTTTGAATTATTGCTGTGTTTGACTTGCTTGAACATCCCCAGAGTTGGATTCCATACGTCCAGATAGGTTTTATGACGGTTTTGTATACAAGGATTTTGTTTTCAAGGCTAAGTTTCGATTTCCTGCCTACTAACCAGTTTAGATCTTTCATTCTTAGGTCAATTTGTTTTCGCTTCTTAAGAATATGTTCTTTCCAGGTGAGTTTTGAGTCAAGATGTATTCCTAGGTATTTAGTGCTAGAGGATTGGGGAAGTTAGATATTGTTAAGTGAAACTGGGAGACACGGGTCTCCTCACAAGGTAAAAGTCACTTGGactgattttgtttcattcatttTAATTCCCCACTTGTAAGACCATGTCTCGATTTCATTCAGTTGTACCTGTAGAATTTTAGATGCTATAATTGGATTTTCGTCGGCTGCAAGGATGACAGCATCATCTGCAAACATGCCAGTGATGGTTTCATTAGCCCTTTCGC
Coding sequences:
- the LOC140443859 gene encoding uncharacterized protein, translated to MEFEHLPELKYELDLYEDKPETVDISDLFNDNGSEECSLKVEEGTEKGFPPSVVQEDYIDNSMLQQRKSANSSTKKLKIENNQFIQNMTVHTDEKQIIAKNKNRQRLLPDVDQSMENTPLNDEEKSLQHVTLDHVSNLSKVKSFQCKICFKQFPSRHNLKRHISTHLGVKSFKCNICLKEFSSNDTLTDHKRIHSGEKPYKCDLCQKEFISKAPFNKHMRLHTGENLIKCDYCPKQFTCNTQLQKHVVRHTGERQFQCVVCLKKFTTKGNLNKHLHTHTDRHMPLKCITCFKRFSTKDTLTDHERIHSGEKPYKCDLCHKEFISKSHFTKHMRLHTGENLIKCNYCPKQFTCNSHFQMHIVIHTGEKPFQCGVCFKKFTNKSNLSKHLKRSHTGKKTKSAF